tgaagagttttggttagacacggttcaatgacttagcaccaaaattccacttgaaaatcaaagtgtttagaaatgtgtttaaccaattttgttaaccttagtatgttaatataagaTCATtcaacaagttttggatcattaaaagtcgaccgataaTCGAACCAAAAACGTTGAGGAAGGACAGAAAGAGTGCAGCTGCTTGCACGGTCTGCCGTGTGAGCGTCTGCAGTACGGGAAGAACTGGGCACGTAGCACGGCCATAAGCACGGTGCGTCTGTCTGAGCGGCCGTGATCCGACCGTGctccatcacttagaaatgccactttcattatgttgtcatcaattgtgggatccaagtatattgctaataTTCGCAtcattttggttgtagagattgatggtgtaaaggttactttcattatatACGCAGTTATAAATCATTATAatttcggtaacttggcttcatttgtggtttcacttgacgTCTTAGGTTATCTTATATAAATGCCATATTAAGCTATATTATCCTTATTCATAATTTGATGTGTAACCAATTTTAgcacgaattagcatttgtgatatcaatatatagtttggttaacataattacttatgtctatctcacttaattatccttgttttattttgattatacttATCTTCAATTCGTATATTTCTCGATTTGTCTTgcgattacttggttcatgaaattcgtttaagtgttacgGGACATCATCAATTGGGCcaaagtgtcatgggcttttaaattttttgggcttacattagttgttaggctttaccttatttgggttatgtgcttaatgggttaaattggttattgggctatataCCTTATTGGGCTaggtgggcctactgatttatggtctTATGGGTTggttatttgggccgggttagcccattatggttcttagttcattacatagcccattacaCAAACTATCAGTTTACttcaaaattttctgttttaattcacatttttatgaaatattggctactattttggggtcaagacgaattatttggaccttcatgatttttacacagtgacttatatgtatctattatttttgtgaatttttggtgaagtTTTAAGCATCgtttactatttataaaaattccATGAACTCAACCACTCAAGATTGTTGTTGTTTGCGCAaccaaaagttttataaaagttcaagGTCTAACATAGCTTtcaaaaatcccatgattttattttagctTCTCAACACATCAAATATGATCCCCATAAAGTGAAAAGTTCTGAACCTTTACGGATTGAAATCTAAAAATCCATGAACATGACCcattttaaagaataaaaatcagTTTGACCACTGTGCACTTAAAAATTCGTAACTTGAGTTTACTTCGTCTTTTAATCTGATTCCAGTGGGAGGTGAAGTTTAACTCAGGAGgcttcatttcaaattttgagtttCACCCAGTTCGTCTTTTTTGAACCACTTTTACACGCTCCAAGTTCAGATACAGATTCTGTGAACTTTCTTGATAACACAAAAGCATATTTGCTTTATTTTAAATTACCCAACCACTTATTTTGGTATCCCCAATGCATTTTATTCATCCTCACTCATCCATTAACATTTCATTAGTGTATTTCCAgattttctttgtatttttcttGAATAGATTGCTTGATtgatatggttggatgcatatatgtgttgttGGTGATTTTCGGTTGTGATTTTGGACATAGTTTTGgttgaattcttataaaatccttatttcttgtactaacttcataaataccagattattaacatgtattttaacatcaaaagatatatgaaatcattaattaaagatccatctcaaatcccaaatcaaaaacaacttaaactagtgcaaatctaaacatgtatgtaatcatctcatcattttaacaacaaatctttatccatcttcaattcaacaacttaaaaacatatttttatgaaaaaactccagaaatatattcatcaaaatatataaaaatatgaccatatttcaaaggaaaaatcactttaaaatctaCTTAATCTATGACAACACCTTTGGGTCTTAAAATATGACCATTTTTCTTCATAGATTTGACATTCATGAGCATAggaagaaagatcctatcaactttgccctcatcaagtgtttatttgaaagaaaacatgaacttttgataaaaatccttgaatatatacaagaacaagatagattaaactaagagatgaagatttatacccttgatgaactcggatTTGAGAGTGGTTTTGGGCAGAAAATTCGTGACCTATTAAGCTTCAAATAAACCTTATTCCAAGCCTTAAACAACCCATAATCCTTGCTTGAATCAACCcttatttaatcttttgtaaacccttattattattattgtttagatTTGATTTACTCTTGTTTTTCTTGGTTATTTGTGGCTGGTCAAAATGGATGAAGGAGGGGAGAAAATGCAGATTTTCTTTCAGAGAAATGAGAGAGAGAAgtgtgtttttgagagagaagtgtgtgtgtgtgtgttgtgtggGAAAGTGTAGAGAAAAGATGGTAAAGTGAAAGGTTATAGTGTAGGAGTATCCAATATGCCTTGGAAGTGTAAGAAGCAAGTCTCTAGTTGAATTTTGATTGGACAAATGGTTATGGAGCATGGGGGCCTGAAATTTTGggtttaaaatttgaaaagtgggtgattaattttgttagttaatttgtgtatatgtatttgttGTATGCATATGTTCTTGCATAAGTATTTACTAaatatgtaacatttttaagGCAAACATATGAGcttatatgtatatacgtaTGTACACATTTATCTTTTTGTGTTCATAtatttgttacttaattatCAATTATAACTTGTGTACATAAGTATTTATATGTGTggtcgtgtatatatatgtatgtgtatatagtttttgtgtctcaaatttgttatttaactcttcaGTTATAATCTTGCATTTTTATTAGACATAGATacatttacttattattattcaatacTTTTATAtccataatagtttataaatatgttttaagaTGGTCAtcgtatatatagatatatatatatttgggtttACATACACTTTAATTCGCTTGATGATTAATctgttggatatatatatataagatttttaattgttatcacggcttgtgagtcttacattattgattatataaCTTGATTGATTCacaataaaatttttgttccatGGTATTTTATCAAGTTCATTTAGAACTAATTTATTGCttgagattgtcttgaatgattagttattgtttatggcaaatctaagatagctagtcatctaAGGTATTTTCTAAGGCATTGGGCAATTATCGCTATGCTTTGAATATCTCAAAGGTCAATTCTCTTATCAAACCTCTAGAGatcgatacctagataaatataagtaagtaatCTTAATTgaaaattgagggttgttacaataataataagagtaACCCTTGCCTCCAAGATTCAAACCTGGTTCTGTCCAGACCCATAACCCTTATGAGAAGATTGAGGTTCCATTAACCTTTTGCCTTATTGATTTAACATACATTGAATAAATAGTAGATGTTTTAATATGtattatatttaaagttttttgagttatttttaacattgtgttttttttaatttttttttatatattttttttaacagcaagtCAAATTATCCATgaaataaaactcaaaattttcgAGTACAATCTCTCAATGCGGGCTTTAGTGGTGTACAACAACTAGTTTTTACTCAACTGACTCAAAGCCAACCTGGCTTTTGGTCAACGGGACCTAAACCGGTTTTGACCCGCAACCCAACCCGGTTTGAAACCGGTTTTGGGTCAAACTTTGATCAGGTACTGACCAGGTTTTATTTTACCAAAAACTGAACCCAACTCAATCTCAGGTTTCAACCcgataaaaaaaaccaaaaacccaaaCCGATTAATAACTGTCAGGTTGGATCAAACCCGAAGAAAGTTGAGTCAAATACAGTTGTTGACCGGTTTCGGGTTCGGGTTCCAACCCGGTTTTCTTTTACACCTCTAGCTGGCCTTGCAAACCTCTTGTTAAAATCACCTCAAAGAGATGTTTTAATCATGTATAGCTGTAttcactatttttttattagattaattattaatatacctataatcagcataaatgtgtttaattttcttaaacATTGTTTAACTATGGACACAAAATAGTAGAGTTTAGATCGAAAAGATATTTTGGTGCATGTATGTATTTGTTGACTATGTATGATTATACGGATGGGAATAGTAATTTATGTAACCGAAGGAAGTAGAGAGTGAATCCCAGATGTGTTAGGTTTCATAAAACACGTACCCACATCACATTTCCAAGTGTCACCTTCTGCCTCTTCCCTTTTCTTTAGTTGCCTTCATCCTATTGGCTTTCTTCCACCCTTAAACTACACAAACCACCACTCCACCTCTCACCATTCTTCTTCATAAACCCCCCTCTCACAACACactttcacacacactaatTCACCACAACTACCACCACCGACAAGATGCTTCAAACCTTGAATCATCCCTACACCACCACGGCTAAAACAGCCGAAATCATGGCTAGATATAGGCCAATTGCACCAAGACCACAAACCACTCAAACTTCCAATGGTGCTACCATTGTTATTGATGTTGACAACACGAGTTCTGGCTCGGGTTCTGATCCACCTTCTTTGTCATTGACACCATCTATTCGCCAATCTGCTTACCTTAGGAACGTATGGCCTTACATGCAGTCAAGACCAACACgaacaagaaaaagaggacGGATAGGACCATCACTATCCGCCTTTAAAAGACCAAGAAGTCTTCTTCAAGGCCTGTCTCCGCCGTACAACATCGCCGCTTCACCGCTACAAAGGCTCCAAATTCAAGTGTTTGCACCACCACCGACCACCAGTACCACCTTGGTCACCCTCCCACTACTCCCTGGTTCATCATCCAAGAACATGCAAGTGCAAATTCAACCAAGATCATCAACAGTCATTGATCTCAACAACATTCCTGAAGAGAAAGATCTACTTGCACAACTACAAAATCCACCATCACCAAATATCTTCACACCAACTGCA
The Erigeron canadensis isolate Cc75 chromosome 2, C_canadensis_v1, whole genome shotgun sequence DNA segment above includes these coding regions:
- the LOC122587833 gene encoding uncharacterized protein LOC122587833, whose product is MLQTLNHPYTTTAKTAEIMARYRPIAPRPQTTQTSNGATIVIDVDNTSSGSGSDPPSLSLTPSIRQSAYLRNVWPYMQSRPTRTRKRGRIGPSLSAFKRPRSLLQGLSPPYNIAASPLQRLQIQVFAPPPTTSTTLVTLPLLPGSSSKNMQVQIQPRSSTVIDLNNIPEEKDLLAQLQNPPSPNIFTPTAMRLRPSTVMIRAIKNNAFLVVCSRNMRKPSYIEKDLESQGLPGFVTDSKNRVRLVNPAYEKMVGQPECAWIGSMVNGNGSEVACKSICGDVALKFAEDGQTYMVSTSGFSCWARIEWEVNGKRTYVNAFGEARRLACKTTDYKYTWRFHTKEPSEAALNV